One window of Micromonas commoda chromosome 1, complete sequence genomic DNA carries:
- the ILES gene encoding predicted protein (Isoleucyl-tRNA synthetase) → MRSNCLRPISRFALEAQSTNAASTRPPKTMIDKNLGFISRQEEEAVLEYWKRTNAFKEQLRRSEGRPEYVFYDGPPFATGLPHYGHILAGTIKDVVTRFACSTGYHVTRRFGWDCHGLPVEYEIDKKLGIKGKEDVLRLGIGKYNEECRDIVMRYSKEWEKTVLRTGRWIDFENDYKTLDRNFMESVWWVFKTLWEKNLVYKGFKVMPYSTACNTPLSNFEAGLDYRDVSDPAVIVSFPIVGCDLSASLVAWTTTPWTLPSNLALCVNPTFTYVYAREPGGNVFVLAEARLSTLPGMRKRDKGSNPENLPEGWEILRKVLGSQLKDLRYEPIFPFFEADMKVTAYKVCCDGYVTDDSGTGVVHQAPAYGEDDFRVCIANGVVVKGGILPDPVDANGCFCHPVPDPYLGKHVKEADKDLIAAIKNMGRLVDNSRIVHSYPYCWRSHTPLIYKAVASYFVKVEDIKTRLLENNKKTRWVPPHVQEKRFHNWLENAHDWAISRNRYWGTPIPVWCSEDGEEIRVFGSIAELESATGKVIDDIHRHFIDHLEVPSSRGPNVPPLKRVEDVFDCWFESGAMPYAQQHYPFENKDYFERKIFPANFVAEGLDQTRGWFYTLMVLSTALFDRPAFQNLVCNGLVLASDGKKMSKSLKNYPDPNEILNKYGADALRLYLINSPVVRAEPLRFKEEGVFAVLKDVFLPWYNAYRFLVQNVRRIESETHMSFNPFASDQNGINVLDRWIASATTSLVTFVKNEMDNYRLYTVVPHLVTFIGQLTNIYVRYNRSRIKGKNGVDDTRRALTALYNVLLTLCKMMAPFTPFFAEKMYQNLRRCLPEEGKSEPSVHFCSFPEASAAVLDHRVEKSVARMQAVIETGRQIRERNNKPLKTPLKRMTVVHADEHFLADLQGELRDFVIEELNIQQLDVSQDPMKFATIKAEPNFAVLGKRLGKAMGKIAKAVKQMPQDDLRSFQKTGACVIDGYPLSRDDITIKFEFFTSVGVDTKNIDAALGEDDVMVIIDLATDQQLLDSGAARELVNRIQKLRKAGGLQASDEVWVFFEPKMLTDRKSMDALHRLIKAEEEYLKSMLSREPRHISSKPSHAVSIVSDSCTLSTGTEITLTLTRPCISINKDALRSACDDSEELAAAVSAVMLSREYLSIACECHEGDGILRISVDDRDVNLKAGKEFILA, encoded by the exons ATGAGATCAAACTGTCTCCGCCCAATATCTCGTTTTGCCCTGGAAGCGCAATCGACAAATGCTGCCTCGACTAGACCACCAAAAACGATGATCGATAAAAACCTAGGTTTCATCTCTCGTCAAG AGGAGGAGGCAGTTCTCGAGTATTGGAAACGGACCAATGCATTTAAAGAGCAGCTTAGGCGAAGCGAGGGTCGCCCGGAATATGTGTTTTATGATGGACCCCCGTTTGCAACAGGCCTTCCCCACTACGGTCACATTCTCGCGGGAACCATTAAAGACGTGGTAACCAGGTTCGCCTGTTCTACTGGGTATCATGTCACTAGACGTTTCGGCTGGGATTGCCATGGACTTCCTGTTGAATATGAAATTGACAAGAAGCTTGGTATCAAGGGTAAGGAAGACGTCCTTCGACTGGGAATTGGAAAATACAATGAG GAATGTCGCGACATCGTAATGCGTTACTCCAAGGAATGGGAAAAAACTGTGTTGCGCACGGGTCGCTGGATTGATTTCGAGAATGACTACAAGACGTTGGATCGAAATTTCATGGAATCTGTCTGGTGGGTTTTCAAAACCCTCTGGGAGAAGAATCTTGTTTACAAGGGTTTCAAAGTAATGCCATATTCCACTGCATGTAACACTCCGCTGTCAAATTTTGAAGCTGGCTTGGATTATCGTGACGTGTCGGACCCTGCCGTAATTGTGTCGTTTCCAATAGTCGGATGTGATCTTAGTGCATCCCTTGTTGcatggacgacgaccccgTGGACACTACCTTCAAATCTTGCGCTTTGTGTGAACCCGACGTTCACTTATGTATATGCAAGAGAGCCAGGTGGGAATGTCTTTGTGCTGGCCGAAGCACGGCTCAGTACTCTTCCAGGAATGAGGAAGAGGGACAAAGGTAGCAATCCAGAGAACCTTCCTGAAGGCTGGGAAATTCTGCGAAAGGTACTTGGATCGCAACTTAAAGATTTGCGGTACGAGCCGATTTTCCCGTTTTTCGAAGCTGACATGAAGGTCACAGCCTACAAGGTATGTTGTGATGGGTATGTCACTGATGATAGCGGTACTGGTGTCGTTCATCAAGCTCCAGCCTATGGCGAGGATGACTTCCGAGTCTGCATCGCCAATGGCGTAGTTGTAAAGGGTGGGATTCTGCCTGATCCTGTTGATGCAAATGGTTGCTTCTGCCATCCAGTGCCTGACCCTTACCTGGGGAAACATGTGAAGGAGGCAGACAAGGATTTGATCGCTGCAATTAAAAACATG GGTCGCCTGGTTGACAACTCTCGCATCGTCCATTCATATCCATACTGCTGGCGCTCTCACACACCACTCATTTACAAGGCAGTGGCTTCATACTTCGTCAAAGTCGAGGACATAAAGACCCGACTCCTTGAAAATAATAAAAAAACGCGCTGGGTCCCTCCTCACGTACAGGAAAAACGTTTCCACAATTGGCTCGAGAATGCGCACGACTGGGCAATCAGTAGAAATCGTTACTGGGGAACTCCTATTCCGGTATGGTGCTCGGAAGACGGAGAAGAAATACGTGTTTTTGGTTCAATCGCTGAGCTTGAGAGCGCCACAGGGAAGGTCATCGATGACATCCATCGACACTTCATTGATCATCTTGAAGTTCCATCCAGCAGAGGGCCAAACGTCCCTCCTCTTAAACGCGTTGAAGATGTATTTGATTGCTGGTTTGAGTCTGGAGCTATGCCATACGCCCAGCAGCACTATCCATTTGAAAACAAGGATTACTTCGAAAGAAAAATTTTCCCTGCAAATTTTGTCGCAGAAGGTCTTGATCAAACCCGGGGTTGGTTTTACACCCTGATGGTTTTATCCACTGCACTTTTTGACCGCCCTGCATTTCAAAACCTCGTGTGCAATGGACTCGTGTTGGCCTCAGATGGGAAAAAAATGTCGAAAAGTCTGAAAAATTATCCAGATCCTAATGAAATCCTAAACAAATACGGTGCCGATGCCCTTCGCCTGTATCTGATAAACTCTCCAGTTGTTCGGGCAGAGCCACTACGATTTAAAGAAGAAGGCGTCTTCGCTGTACTCAAGGATGTGTTCTTGCCTTGGTACAATGCGTATCGGTTTTTGGTACAGAATGTACGCAGAATTGAATCCGAGACACATATGTCATTCAACCCGTTTGCTAGTGATCAGAACGGAATTAACGTGCTCGATCGATGGATCGCATCGGCTACGACTTCTCTGGTCACATTTGTTAAAAACGAGATGGATAATTATCGGCTTTACACGGTAGTTCCTCACTTGGTTACCTTCATCGGTCAGCTTACAAACATTTATGTGAGGTACAATCGTTCACGCATCAAAGGGAAAAATGGGGTAGACGACACGCGCCGTGCTCTCACTGCGCTATACAACGTTTTGTTAACACTCTGCAAGATGATGGCTCCGTTTACACCATTTTTTGCTGAAAAGATGTACCAAAACCTTCGGCGGTGCCTCCCTGAGGAAGGAAAATCTGAGCCTTCTGTTCATTTCTGCTCATTTCCCGAAGCTTCTGCTGCTGTTCTTGACCATCGAGTTGAGAAATCTGTCGCCCGCATGCAAGCCGTTATCGAAACAGGACGTCAGATTCGTGAGCGCAATAATAAGCCTTTGAAGACACCGTTGAAAAGGATGACAGTGGTACATGCTGATG AACACTTTCTAGCAGATCTTCAAGGGGAGCTAAGAGATTTCGTGATTGAAGAGCTAAATATTCAGCAACTTGACGTTAGCCAAGATCCGATGAAATTTGCAACAATCAAGGCAGAGCCAAATTTCGCTGTGTTGGGTAAGCGCCTTGGAAAGGCGATGGGAAAAATAGCTAAGGCCGTGAAACAGATGCCTCAGGACGATCTGCGTTCTTTTCAGAAAACTGGCGCGTGTGTAATCGATGGCTATCCACTTTCCCGTGATGACATAACAATTAAATTTGAGTTTTTCACATCGGTAGGTGTCGATACTAAAAATATCGATGCTGCCTTGGGGGAGGATGATGTCATGGTCATCATAGATCTGGCAACTGATCAACAGCTGCTTGATTCTGGTGCGGCACGTGAGCTTGTCAATCGCATACAAAAGCTGCGGAAAGCAGGTGGACTTCAAGCCTCAGATGAGGTTTGGGTCTTTTTTGAGCCAAAAATGCTCACGGACAGGAAATCAATGGATGCACTTCATCGCTTGATTAAAGCTGAAGAAGAATATCTGAAATCTATGCTCAGCCGGGAGCCTCGTCACATATCTTCGAAGCCATCACATGCAGTTTCTATCGTCAGTGACTCATGTACATTGAGTACCGGCACGGAAATCACACTGACATTGACACGACCTTGCATTTCCATCAACAAGGATGCTCTCCGGTCGGCTTGCGACGATTCTGAGGAGCTTGCTGCTGCCGTTTCTGCTGTCATGCTGTCCCGCGAATACCTATCGATTGCTTGTGAATGCCATGAGGGTGATGGCATTTTGAGAATAAGTGTAGATGACCGCGATGTGAACCTTAAGGCGGGCAAGGAATTCATATTGGCGTGA
- a CDS encoding predicted protein encodes MRGANSRPCAVKLRFCPNSNDLLYPKEDRDRKKLIYACRNCEYKVDAIDHCVYRHSIHHTSAETTTIIQDVRSDPTLPRSSEVHCPSCDHGEAVFFSLTTSEGMSLFFQCVACAGKWKDEGSAI; translated from the coding sequence ATGCGCGGGGCAAACAGTCGACCCTGCGCGGTTAAACTGCGCTTTTGCCCAAACAGCAACGATTTACTGTACCCGAAAGAGGACCGCGACCGCAAGAAGTTGATCTACGCATGTCGGAATTGTGAATACAAGGTCGATGCGATTGATCACTGTGTATACCGACACAGCATTCATCATACCTCGGCAGAGACTACAACGATAATTCAAGACGTGCGCAGTGATCCCACTCTCCCTCGTTCTTCCGAAGTCCACTGTCCAAGTTGTGATCACGGCGAAGCAGTATTTTTCTCCCTAACGACGTCAGAAGGAATGTCGCTCTTCTTTCAATGCGTGGCATGCGCTGGCAAATGGAAAGATGAGGGAAGCGCGATATGA